Proteins from one Chroococcidiopsis sp. CCMEE 29 genomic window:
- a CDS encoding ATP-binding protein — MFRILLIDDNPDDRFLVIHQLRHEFSDFQVEEVIEQVGLNKALLTGNFDLVITDYRLRWNDGLTVLREIKSRYPNCPVIMFTNSGNQEVAVEAMKTGLDDYIIKSPTHYVRLLVAVRSALKQVESEQKAGRLEMRLQTLLNRLNVGVFRATLNGHLLEGNASFLHLLGVNSLQETQALDLHELFLQPESSDQHLNQEREVQLHRIDGSSIWVSLSQTLSYSETEPVIEGLIEDITSRKQVEVDMQQLYQQVQSLNTTLEQQVQERTAQLQKALEFEATLKRITDKLRDSLDESQILQTAVQELVFVLGVSCCNTALYNLEQGTSTIRYEYATLNPMAQARLIHIAAFPEVYQQLLQAQYCQFCSLIPNPVRGRVAMLACPIFDDQGVLGDLWLINQQHHIFNELEIRLVQQVASQCAIALRQARLYQAVQAQVEELEKLNRLKDDFLSTVSHELRTPLSNIKLATQMLEVILKQVGVLHSESSKAARYFQILNYECEREISLINDLLELTRLDAKPNFLLTRIDPQVWIPRIIEPFEERVRSQQQRLQVNISAELPPLTTDLTALERILTELLNNACKYTPSRETISVSVHATAEMLQLCVSNSGVEIAASELSQIFNTFYRIPNNDPWKHGGTGLGLALVKKLVERLGATIQVESAAGQTTFTVQFPITSPTIQARL; from the coding sequence ATGTTCCGTATCCTTCTAATTGATGACAACCCGGATGATCGCTTTTTGGTCATTCATCAGTTGAGGCATGAATTTTCTGACTTCCAAGTAGAGGAAGTTATAGAACAAGTTGGTCTCAACAAAGCGTTACTAACAGGCAATTTTGATCTAGTCATCACCGACTACCGACTACGCTGGAACGACGGGTTGACCGTTCTACGTGAAATCAAGTCACGCTACCCTAACTGCCCGGTGATTATGTTCACGAATAGTGGAAACCAGGAGGTTGCGGTTGAAGCAATGAAGACTGGGCTAGATGATTACATTATCAAGTCTCCCACGCATTACGTTCGTCTGCTAGTGGCAGTGCGCTCAGCCTTAAAACAAGTTGAGTCTGAGCAAAAAGCAGGTCGTTTAGAGATGCGTCTACAAACTCTGCTGAATCGGTTGAATGTAGGTGTTTTTCGGGCAACTTTAAACGGACACTTACTGGAGGGGAACGCCTCGTTTCTGCATTTATTAGGTGTCAATTCTCTCCAAGAAACTCAAGCCTTAGATTTGCATGAACTGTTCTTACAACCGGAATCGAGCGACCAACACTTGAACCAGGAACGCGAGGTGCAGTTACATCGAATTGATGGCAGTTCTATCTGGGTTTCATTGAGCCAGACCCTCAGCTACTCTGAAACTGAGCCTGTGATTGAAGGACTGATAGAGGACATCACCTCGCGCAAGCAGGTGGAAGTAGACATGCAGCAACTGTATCAACAAGTGCAGTCACTCAACACTACCCTGGAGCAACAGGTACAGGAGCGCACTGCTCAGTTACAAAAGGCTCTTGAGTTTGAAGCAACACTCAAACGCATTACTGATAAGCTGCGCGATAGCCTCGACGAAAGCCAAATTTTGCAAACTGCTGTGCAGGAATTAGTCTTTGTACTAGGCGTTAGCTGTTGTAATACAGCTTTGTACAACTTGGAGCAAGGCACTTCTACCATCCGCTACGAGTATGCCACCTTAAACCCTATGGCTCAGGCTCGCTTAATCCACATAGCTGCCTTTCCTGAGGTTTACCAGCAGCTTTTGCAGGCTCAATACTGCCAATTTTGTTCCCTCATTCCCAACCCTGTGCGGGGTCGAGTGGCGATGCTTGCCTGTCCGATTTTTGACGACCAAGGAGTGCTGGGTGACTTATGGTTAATCAATCAGCAGCACCATATTTTTAATGAGTTGGAGATCCGTTTAGTACAGCAGGTTGCTTCCCAATGCGCGATCGCCCTTCGTCAAGCCCGACTTTACCAAGCAGTCCAGGCACAAGTCGAGGAACTAGAAAAACTTAATCGCCTCAAAGACGACTTCCTGAGTACAGTTTCCCATGAGTTGCGTACACCGCTGTCTAACATCAAACTGGCAACCCAGATGTTAGAAGTCATTCTTAAACAAGTGGGCGTGCTTCACTCAGAGTCTAGCAAAGCAGCTCGATACTTTCAGATTTTAAATTACGAGTGTGAGCGCGAAATTAGTCTGATCAATGACCTGCTGGAGCTTACCCGTCTTGACGCCAAACCTAATTTCTTGCTGACCCGGATCGATCCACAAGTCTGGATTCCCCGAATTATAGAACCTTTTGAAGAGCGGGTTCGCAGCCAACAGCAGCGCTTACAGGTTAACATTTCGGCTGAATTGCCCCCCTTGACTACTGACCTAACTGCTTTAGAGCGTATCCTAACTGAATTACTGAATAATGCGTGCAAATACACTCCCTCCAGAGAAACAATTTCTGTGTCTGTTCATGCGACAGCAGAAATGTTGCAGTTGTGCGTTAGCAACTCTGGGGTTGAGATTGCTGCAAGTGAACTCTCACAAATTTTCAATACGTTCTACCGCATTCCTAACAATGACCCGTGGAAGCATGGTGGGACAGGGTTAGGATTAGCATTAGTCAAGAAACTAGTAGAACGTTTAGGAGCCACAATCCAAGTAGAGAGCGCTGCTGGTCAAACAACTTTTACTGTGCAATTCCCAATCACGTCTCCCACTATCCAAGCTCGACTTTAG
- a CDS encoding Lrp/AsnC family transcriptional regulator encodes MKPALRNSEPLQQLDDIDRQILCMLQENSRTSSAELARQVNLSAPGLQKRLRKLEENGVIGRYVTLVNREALGLDLLCFAQVTLAHHQPECVGNFCDRVQGLPEVLECHHLSGEFDYLLKVVVPNHQHLEKFLSEKITRIPGVDRIRTSIVLNEIKTSTSLPLD; translated from the coding sequence GTGAAGCCAGCTCTGAGGAACTCGGAGCCACTCCAACAGTTGGATGACATAGATCGACAAATTCTGTGCATGTTACAAGAGAATAGTCGAACGAGCAGCGCTGAATTGGCTCGTCAGGTTAATCTCTCAGCGCCTGGGCTGCAAAAAAGACTGAGAAAGCTGGAAGAAAACGGTGTGATCGGACGCTACGTTACTTTGGTTAACCGCGAGGCTTTGGGTTTAGATCTGCTTTGTTTTGCACAGGTAACCCTAGCCCACCATCAGCCTGAGTGCGTCGGAAACTTCTGCGATCGCGTGCAGGGTTTGCCGGAGGTTCTCGAATGCCATCATCTCAGCGGTGAATTTGACTACTTATTGAAAGTGGTCGTTCCTAACCACCAGCACTTAGAAAAGTTCCTATCCGAGAAAATCACCCGCATCCCAGGCGTGGATAGGATTCGTACCAGTATTGTCCTCAATGAAATCAAAACTTCGACCTCACTGCCATTGGATTAA
- the hppD gene encoding 4-hydroxyphenylpyruvate dioxygenase encodes MSDFCPMNGFDHLEFYVGNAKQAALFYSKCFGFINTAYKGLETGSRETASYVMEQGDLRFILSTGLSPDHPISKSVLKHGDGIAIIALEVTDAASAYKTSTSRGAIGAIAPTEEEDKHGIWRYSAIHAYGDTLIKFVERTNYSNVFAPGFEPRYQTDANSNGVGLKTIDHVVANVELGEMNRWVRFFADTMGFSLLVHFDDQAISTEYSALMSKVMQDSTGKIKLPINEPAPGKRKSQIDEYLQYNYGPGIQHVAFATDNIIKSVTQLRAAGVEFLHVPQMYYENLEEWVGKIDQPIDKLVELGILADRDEDGYLLQIFTQPVQDRPTLFFEVIERHGAEGFGEGNFKALFEAIEREQAVRGNLVSV; translated from the coding sequence ATGAGCGACTTTTGCCCCATGAACGGATTCGACCACCTTGAGTTCTACGTCGGCAACGCCAAGCAGGCAGCACTCTTTTATTCAAAGTGTTTCGGATTCATCAATACGGCTTACAAAGGCTTAGAAACGGGCAGCCGCGAAACAGCTTCTTATGTGATGGAGCAAGGAGATCTCCGCTTTATTTTAAGTACAGGGCTGAGTCCAGACCATCCCATCTCCAAAAGTGTGCTCAAGCACGGTGACGGAATAGCCATCATTGCCCTAGAAGTAACAGATGCCGCCAGCGCTTACAAAACATCAACTAGCCGAGGTGCCATTGGAGCCATTGCTCCGACTGAAGAGGAAGACAAACACGGGATTTGGCGCTACTCTGCCATCCACGCCTACGGCGACACGTTAATTAAGTTTGTTGAGCGCACCAATTACTCAAATGTATTTGCTCCTGGCTTCGAGCCAAGGTATCAGACTGATGCCAACAGTAATGGGGTGGGACTCAAGACCATCGATCACGTCGTCGCCAACGTTGAGCTGGGCGAGATGAACCGCTGGGTTCGATTTTTCGCCGACACGATGGGCTTTAGCTTGTTAGTGCATTTTGACGATCAAGCAATTTCTACCGAGTACTCAGCTTTGATGTCAAAGGTAATGCAGGACAGCACTGGCAAAATCAAATTGCCAATTAACGAGCCTGCTCCAGGCAAACGAAAATCTCAGATTGATGAGTACTTGCAATACAACTACGGACCCGGAATTCAACACGTTGCCTTCGCGACTGACAACATCATCAAGTCCGTCACCCAGCTCAGGGCGGCAGGAGTCGAGTTTCTGCACGTACCGCAGATGTATTACGAGAACTTGGAGGAGTGGGTAGGAAAAATTGATCAGCCAATCGACAAGTTGGTAGAGCTGGGAATCTTGGCGGATCGGGATGAAGACGGGTATTTGCTACAAATTTTTACCCAGCCCGTGCAGGATCGACCGACGCTGTTCTTTGAGGTGATTGAGCGCCACGGGGCGGAGGGCTTCGGTGAAGGTAACTTCAAAGCCTTGTTCGAGGCGATTGAGCGCGAGCAGGCGGTACGGGGAAATCTCGTCAGCGTTTAG
- a CDS encoding homogentisate 1,2-dioxygenase: MTYYYKMGTIPHKRHTQFRQPDGSLYHEELMGIHGFSGVQSLLYHLHPPTQIQKIVLEKTVDYAYEEQGSLRHRHLRTATVTAGGNAVEARVLLMANADICISVAQPTEPMLYWYRFAHGDELIFIHEGSGVLESQYGTLRYRAGDYLVIPAGVLWRILPDAGSGQRMLAIEAYGHIEPPERYLNRYGQFLETAPYNERDIRPPDQLMTHDEQGEFEVRVKARNRITSYLYRHHPLDIVGWDGHLWPFAFNIEDFEPITGRIHQPPPVHQTFSGPGFVVCSFVPRLFDYHPLAIPAPYNHSNVDSDEVIYYVEGKFMSRKGIERASITVHPGGIPHGPHPGMYEESIGKERTNELAVMVDTFRPLRLTQNALSLEDKDYPYSWSASNPILDFGF; the protein is encoded by the coding sequence ATGACTTACTACTACAAGATGGGAACTATCCCCCACAAGCGGCACACTCAATTTCGTCAACCCGACGGCTCTTTATATCATGAAGAGTTGATGGGAATTCATGGCTTCTCAGGTGTTCAATCCCTGCTCTACCACCTGCATCCACCCACCCAGATTCAGAAAATTGTGCTGGAGAAAACGGTGGACTATGCCTATGAAGAACAGGGTTCCTTGCGTCACCGCCACCTGCGCACGGCGACTGTGACGGCGGGAGGTAATGCTGTAGAAGCGCGTGTTCTCCTGATGGCGAACGCAGATATCTGCATCTCAGTAGCTCAGCCTACGGAACCTATGCTTTATTGGTATCGTTTTGCTCATGGTGATGAGCTGATTTTTATCCACGAGGGGAGCGGTGTATTAGAAAGCCAGTATGGAACACTTCGCTATCGAGCAGGCGATTATTTGGTCATTCCAGCGGGGGTACTCTGGCGTATCCTTCCCGATGCCGGAAGCGGGCAACGGATGCTGGCGATCGAGGCTTACGGGCATATTGAGCCACCAGAGCGCTACCTTAATCGTTACGGTCAATTTCTGGAAACCGCTCCTTACAACGAACGCGACATTCGCCCGCCGGATCAGCTGATGACTCACGATGAACAAGGAGAGTTTGAGGTTCGAGTCAAAGCCCGAAACCGAATTACTAGCTACCTCTATCGCCATCATCCTCTAGATATTGTGGGATGGGATGGGCATCTCTGGCCGTTTGCATTCAACATCGAGGACTTTGAACCGATTACGGGGCGCATCCACCAGCCCCCTCCGGTACATCAAACTTTTAGCGGTCCTGGATTTGTCGTGTGTTCCTTTGTGCCGCGACTGTTCGATTATCACCCCTTAGCGATTCCAGCCCCATATAACCATTCCAACGTCGATTCAGATGAGGTCATCTACTACGTTGAGGGGAAGTTTATGTCGCGCAAAGGAATTGAGCGGGCGTCAATTACTGTTCACCCCGGTGGCATTCCCCACGGTCCCCACCCTGGCATGTACGAGGAATCAATCGGTAAGGAACGAACTAACGAACTTGCCGTGATGGTTGACACCTTTCGCCCACTGAGGCTTACCCAGAACGCTCTGTCATTGGAGGACAAAGACTATCCATACAGTTGGTCGGCATCTAATCCGATTTTGGATTTTGGATTTTAG
- a CDS encoding geranylgeranylglycerol-phosphate geranylgeranyltransferase, which produces MTSTSSSPHSIDWISTIGAFAHLFRLPVSMLAALAGCATIYALNAATPLQQYLLTATILIGMTSAACAINDYWDLDKDRIDHSDRPLPSGLLSLQQAWWAAVILFGCALSAAVPLGLYPFILVTASTVLLWNYSHLLTYSGIVGNVVVAAIVAALIFLGSLVADRPFAMLYPTWFLFCYALAKEIIWDVHDAEGDRSQGIVTVANRWGAPVAFSITWGLLGVLMGSIPVALHLLPMAHPLLFAVFSLVALLSLATALARYQQQPSAIAYQRLVLWERLSVVFGVLALLATAPPL; this is translated from the coding sequence ATGACTAGCACTTCCTCCTCTCCCCACTCGATTGACTGGATAAGTACCATTGGAGCCTTTGCTCACCTTTTCCGGTTGCCAGTCAGCATGCTTGCAGCTCTAGCAGGCTGTGCCACGATCTATGCCCTCAATGCTGCAACTCCACTCCAGCAATACCTGCTGACGGCAACTATCTTAATCGGTATGACCTCCGCCGCCTGCGCGATCAATGACTACTGGGATTTGGATAAAGACCGAATCGATCACTCCGATCGACCACTGCCATCCGGTCTCCTTTCACTTCAGCAAGCTTGGTGGGCTGCTGTGATTCTGTTTGGCTGCGCGCTGAGCGCTGCCGTCCCTCTAGGGCTTTATCCCTTCATCCTGGTTACTGCCAGCACTGTTTTGCTCTGGAATTACTCGCATTTGCTAACCTACAGCGGCATTGTCGGGAATGTGGTTGTCGCCGCGATCGTTGCCGCTCTCATTTTTCTGGGGAGTTTGGTTGCTGACCGCCCATTCGCGATGCTTTACCCAACCTGGTTTTTATTCTGCTATGCCTTGGCTAAGGAAATTATCTGGGATGTGCACGATGCCGAAGGCGATCGCAGTCAAGGGATTGTCACCGTTGCCAATCGGTGGGGAGCCCCAGTGGCTTTCTCAATCACCTGGGGATTGCTGGGTGTGTTAATGGGGTCAATTCCTGTCGCGCTTCACCTACTGCCAATGGCGCATCCCCTATTGTTTGCAGTGTTCTCCTTGGTCGCGTTGTTGAGTCTCGCGACGGCGCTAGCACGCTATCAACAGCAACCCAGTGCGATCGCTTACCAAAGGCTTGTCCTCTGGGAGCGTTTAAGTGTGGTATTCGGAGTGTTAGCACTGTTAGCGACCGCTCCACCCTTATGA
- a CDS encoding AMP-binding protein yields MVKQLSLEQIVNCGVDKDTAITILPQINHWLASLPAAECWQHLTQHSIKPDHPFPLHQLLYKITFSDWDTRQGPPPAWFPSQEQIQATNIAALMNQLNIASYPELHNWSAQNRSEFWDLMIQRLGIRFRKNYTKIVELAQGVESPQWLIGARFNIAESCFQAPENDPAIVFQPDRGSLSTLTYGELHAWTNRVANGLVDAGLRPGDAIAIAMPMTAESIAIYLGIIKAGCTVVSIADSFATSEIASRLRISRAKAIFTQDYIQRGGKQLPLYPKVVDAKAPTAIVLSCNSALSIELRQGDLSWDKFLSPSDHFDAVPADPSAHTNILFSSGTTGEPKAIPWNQTTPLKCAVDGHLHHDIHPRDVVAWPTNLGWMMGPWLIYASLINRAVIALYYGAPIERGFGQFVQDVGVNVLGVVPSLVNIWKTNNCMQGLDWSAIKAFSSTGECSNPQDMLFLMSRAGYKPIIEYCGGTEIGGGYITGTLVQPAAPAIFTTPALGLDFVILDGNRDLSDKGEVFIIPPSIGLSTELLNCDHQRVYFANTPHLPCSSIPLRRHGDQMERLSNNYYRSHGRVDDTMNLGGIKVSSAEIERVLSTVEEVYETAAIAVSPAAGGPSQLIIYAVVALDRQDKEALKTDLQKAIAQHLNPLFKIYDLIFIDALPRTASNKVMRRVLRDQYQALAILDKKNEL; encoded by the coding sequence GTGGTTAAGCAACTGTCGCTGGAACAGATTGTTAACTGTGGTGTTGATAAGGATACCGCGATCACAATCCTACCCCAGATCAATCACTGGCTTGCTTCTTTACCTGCTGCTGAGTGCTGGCAACATCTCACCCAACACAGCATCAAGCCCGACCATCCCTTTCCACTGCACCAACTCCTCTACAAAATCACCTTCTCTGACTGGGACACAAGGCAGGGACCGCCTCCAGCCTGGTTTCCTTCTCAAGAACAGATACAAGCGACCAATATCGCTGCTTTAATGAATCAGTTGAATATCGCTTCTTACCCAGAACTCCATAATTGGTCGGCACAAAATCGCTCCGAGTTCTGGGATTTAATGATTCAACGACTAGGTATTCGCTTTAGAAAAAATTACACTAAAATTGTTGAACTAGCGCAGGGAGTGGAGTCTCCCCAATGGTTGATAGGTGCGCGTTTCAACATCGCTGAAAGTTGTTTTCAAGCGCCTGAGAACGACCCTGCTATTGTCTTTCAGCCGGACAGGGGTTCGCTTTCTACCCTCACCTATGGAGAACTCCACGCCTGGACTAACCGGGTTGCCAATGGACTGGTGGACGCTGGCTTGCGTCCGGGTGATGCGATCGCGATCGCCATGCCCATGACTGCGGAATCCATAGCAATTTACCTGGGAATTATCAAAGCTGGTTGCACGGTCGTCTCGATTGCCGATAGTTTTGCTACCAGTGAAATTGCCTCACGATTGCGTATATCTAGAGCAAAGGCGATTTTTACGCAGGACTACATTCAGCGGGGTGGCAAACAGTTACCTCTTTATCCCAAAGTCGTTGATGCTAAAGCGCCTACAGCGATTGTACTGTCATGCAATTCTGCTCTATCGATTGAACTGCGCCAGGGAGATCTGAGCTGGGATAAATTCCTTAGTCCGAGCGATCACTTTGACGCAGTTCCTGCCGATCCATCTGCTCACACCAATATCTTGTTCTCCTCAGGGACAACGGGAGAACCGAAGGCAATTCCCTGGAATCAGACTACACCGCTCAAATGTGCAGTTGACGGACATCTACATCACGACATTCACCCTAGAGATGTAGTGGCTTGGCCAACTAATCTGGGATGGATGATGGGACCGTGGCTGATTTATGCCAGCTTGATCAATCGGGCAGTGATCGCACTTTACTATGGCGCACCGATTGAGCGGGGATTTGGTCAATTCGTTCAAGATGTCGGTGTGAATGTGCTGGGGGTAGTACCCAGTCTGGTCAACATCTGGAAGACAAACAACTGTATGCAAGGACTAGATTGGAGCGCGATTAAAGCTTTCAGCTCGACTGGGGAGTGTTCTAATCCCCAGGATATGCTCTTTCTCATGTCCCGGGCAGGATACAAGCCGATTATCGAATACTGTGGCGGGACTGAGATTGGTGGAGGATATATCACTGGCACGCTGGTACAGCCTGCTGCTCCTGCGATCTTCACGACCCCTGCCTTGGGACTGGACTTTGTAATTTTGGATGGCAATAGAGATCTCAGCGACAAAGGCGAGGTGTTTATTATTCCTCCCTCAATTGGGCTTTCCACCGAATTGCTCAACTGCGATCACCAGCGGGTATATTTCGCTAATACTCCCCATCTGCCCTGCTCCTCTATTCCCCTGCGTCGCCACGGCGACCAGATGGAGCGTTTATCCAATAACTACTATCGTTCCCACGGTCGGGTAGACGACACGATGAACCTGGGTGGCATTAAGGTCAGTTCCGCCGAGATTGAACGCGTCCTTAGTACGGTAGAGGAAGTTTATGAGACTGCGGCGATCGCTGTATCTCCTGCAGCAGGAGGTCCAAGTCAGTTAATCATCTATGCAGTGGTCGCACTAGATAGGCAAGACAAAGAAGCACTCAAGACTGACCTGCAAAAGGCGATCGCCCAGCATCTAAATCCCTTGTTCAAGATTTACGACCTCATATTCATCGATGCCTTGCCCCGCACGGCTTCCAATAAGGTTATGCGCCGCGTGTTACGCGACCAGTACCAGGCTCTTGCAATCCTTGATAAAAAAAACGAATTATGA
- a CDS encoding indoleamine 2,3-dioxygenase, whose translation MNPLNQKERILTPLSLADYEVSPEAGFLPMHSPAKAQLTEVFWQVQQAATLLPKWMTTGKIRQLIESLPEVDVDREALDERQLRRAMLVYSYLTHAYVWSKPTPAKVLPRNIAVPFYQIAQKLGRPPVLSYASYAMDNWVRINETEPIEIGNILISQNFLSGLDEDWFILIHIEIEAKAAPAIAAIPTILEAVAQDDIATLISALEAIKDAWININTTMSRMPEGCDPYIYYNRVRPYIHGWKNNQALPAGLIYEGVEAYGGKPQQFRGETGAQSAIVPTMDALFHIIHRHDPLREFLIELRDYMPLKHRAFVEEIERCSTLRDFVKIHMERVPKLRDLYNDCVSLIEKFRTQHLEFAARYIHKQAGSINNDPNVGTGGTPFMQYLKKHRDESSQHLLN comes from the coding sequence ATGAATCCTCTTAACCAGAAAGAACGCATTTTAACACCCCTTAGCCTTGCGGATTACGAGGTGAGTCCAGAAGCTGGTTTTTTACCGATGCACTCTCCAGCCAAGGCTCAACTAACAGAGGTCTTTTGGCAAGTGCAACAGGCTGCTACCCTGCTACCTAAGTGGATGACTACTGGGAAGATTCGTCAGCTAATCGAGAGTTTACCCGAAGTGGATGTGGATCGAGAAGCGTTGGACGAGAGGCAGTTGCGTCGAGCCATGCTGGTGTATTCCTACCTAACTCATGCTTATGTCTGGAGCAAACCAACACCCGCTAAAGTGCTGCCGCGCAACATCGCTGTGCCGTTCTACCAGATTGCTCAAAAACTGGGGCGACCGCCAGTGCTGTCGTATGCGTCTTATGCTATGGATAACTGGGTGCGAATTAATGAAACCGAACCCATCGAAATCGGTAACATCCTTATATCGCAGAACTTCCTGAGCGGGCTGGATGAAGACTGGTTTATTCTCATTCACATTGAAATCGAAGCCAAAGCTGCGCCCGCAATCGCGGCAATTCCCACAATTTTAGAGGCAGTTGCTCAAGATGATATTGCTACTCTCATCAGTGCTTTAGAAGCCATTAAGGACGCTTGGATAAACATCAACACTACGATGAGTCGGATGCCAGAAGGTTGCGACCCCTATATTTACTACAATCGAGTACGCCCTTACATTCATGGTTGGAAAAACAACCAAGCACTGCCAGCAGGACTGATTTATGAAGGTGTAGAGGCTTACGGCGGAAAACCCCAGCAGTTTCGTGGTGAAACAGGAGCACAAAGCGCGATCGTCCCCACGATGGATGCCCTGTTCCATATCATCCACAGACATGACCCCTTGCGGGAATTTCTGATAGAACTGCGGGATTATATGCCATTGAAACATCGTGCCTTCGTAGAAGAAATAGAAAGATGCTCAACGCTACGCGATTTCGTTAAAATTCACATGGAGCGAGTACCTAAATTGCGGGATTTATATAACGATTGCGTATCCCTGATCGAAAAATTCCGTACCCAGCACTTAGAGTTTGCTGCCCGCTACATCCACAAGCAGGCTGGTAGTATCAACAACGACCCAAACGTCGGCACCGGCGGTACACCATTTATGCAATACCTGAAGAAACATCGTGATGAAAGCAGCCAGCATCTTTTGAACTAA
- a CDS encoding D-glycerate dehydrogenase, which produces MPKFNVLVTRRLPIAFDQLNQIASVEIWPERQPPPYKVLLEKIKAIDGLLCLLTDQIDRQLLETGTSLKVISQMAVGYDNVDIQTANARHLPVGHTPDVLTNATADFAWTLLMAAARRVVEADRFVRGGQWQTWEPDLLLGPDITGATLGIVGLGRIGQAVARRAKGFEMRILYANKHQCDPEVEQSLNAEFVTFDRLLQESDFVTIHTPLTEDTYHLFSEQQFEQMKRSAILINTARGPIVDLDALYQALKSHQIAAAAIDVTDPEPIPTQSLLLTLDNLIITPHIASASRQAREKMARMAIANLIAGLQGKRLPHCVNPEVYLISSEREDCSMS; this is translated from the coding sequence ATGCCCAAATTCAATGTGTTGGTTACTCGTCGTCTTCCTATCGCCTTCGATCAACTAAACCAGATTGCCTCGGTCGAGATCTGGCCGGAACGTCAACCACCTCCTTACAAGGTATTACTGGAAAAAATCAAGGCGATTGATGGATTGCTGTGCCTACTTACTGACCAGATTGATCGTCAACTGCTTGAGACAGGAACATCATTGAAGGTGATTAGCCAGATGGCAGTTGGCTACGATAACGTTGACATCCAGACTGCCAATGCACGACATCTCCCTGTAGGTCACACACCCGATGTTCTGACGAATGCCACCGCAGACTTTGCTTGGACATTGCTGATGGCAGCAGCACGGCGAGTCGTAGAGGCAGATCGGTTTGTGCGCGGCGGTCAGTGGCAGACTTGGGAACCGGACTTATTGCTGGGACCTGACATTACAGGAGCCACTCTAGGTATCGTTGGCTTAGGACGCATTGGTCAGGCAGTTGCTCGACGTGCAAAAGGGTTTGAGATGCGGATTCTATATGCAAACAAACACCAATGCGATCCAGAAGTGGAACAATCTCTGAATGCAGAGTTTGTGACGTTTGATCGCCTGCTGCAAGAATCAGATTTTGTTACGATTCATACTCCTTTGACTGAAGACACCTATCACCTTTTTAGTGAGCAGCAATTTGAGCAGATGAAGCGATCGGCAATTCTCATCAACACGGCACGGGGACCGATTGTAGATCTAGATGCTCTGTATCAAGCGCTGAAGAGTCATCAAATCGCTGCCGCAGCCATTGATGTTACCGATCCAGAACCCATTCCAACTCAGAGCTTGTTACTGACACTGGATAACCTAATTATTACGCCCCACATTGCCAGCGCCAGTCGTCAGGCACGGGAAAAAATGGCAAGGATGGCGATCGCGAACCTGATTGCTGGACTCCAGGGCAAGCGTCTACCGCATTGTGTTAATCCTGAAGTATATCTAATAAGCTCAGAGCGTGAAGATTGCTCGATGTCTTAG